A genomic window from Zingiber officinale chloroplast, complete genome includes:
- the rpl23 gene encoding ribosomal protein L23, whose product MDGIKYAVFTEKSIRLLGNNQYTSNVESGSTRTEIKHWVELFFGVKVIAMNSHRLPGKGRRRGPIMGHTMHYRRMIITLESGYSIPPLIEKRT is encoded by the coding sequence ATGGATGGAATCAAATATGCAGTATTTACAGAAAAAAGTATTCGGTTATTGGGGAACAATCAATATACTTCTAATGTCGAATCAGGATCAACTAGGACAGAAATAAAGCATTGGGTCGAACTCTTCTTTGGTGTCAAGGTAATAGCTATGAATAGTCATCGACTCCCGGGAAAGGGTAGAAGAAGGGGACCTATTATGGGACATACAATGCATTACAGACGTATGATCATTACGCTTGAATCGGGTTATTCTATTCCACCTCTTATAGAGAAAAGAACTTAA